In Euphorbia lathyris chromosome 9, ddEupLath1.1, whole genome shotgun sequence, the following are encoded in one genomic region:
- the LOC136205813 gene encoding protein PARALOG OF AIPP2 isoform X5, translating into MQCDGVDCGTKVLSGSYHMQGPPEEIEQDIKKNMSEKRLSEPPMRRKVHTRVQSGTCNVCSAPCSSCMHLKLSCMGSKGDEFSDENCRVAATSQNSVNEDDALPFSSGAYDSLQHTSEASNLLSVNSNHDSLSENVDSKANIRRSDVADGSAESKMLLKSPFGGNIAVDQLSAAQGILDQKNLSNKHEHAKIVEGHDDNISCVSRANDVSTAVSHYDKNVDRKNLSFGSALVSSLGLEGSGKALLSPKSESLEILSNNTDASSRSPKFQSRCLSSPTNSQHSEEDTKLDACKDSSQHYSKLESEARKDAHHQPDGGFKCSNQVEKDQKSKVSVELPETLEPALQSVSGDDSDESEIVEHDVKVCDICGDAGREDLLAICSKCSDGAEHTYCMREMLQKVPEGDWLCEECKLSEEAENQKQGSDAERTNKARTQSSIKRLIETVDMTPASKRQAIETSFGKASSPKSSSPTRSPSLSRDSSFKSLDKGKVKLAHQTSFTNHTGLSSETVRASLIASRLQSSKGTLLKSNSFSTPNSKPKVKLVDEVPQKLKSSRDLDMKEGSARMISKSMSFRSVNPARSSATDSKVKMLTPKFSQSQEIKGLKQVKERNVFESKSVSKLDRPLLGSSLTTSSSVSVPKVNQKLTPRGESAMTSSTSNNKESKASQSDIKPGSLLRSNSIIARKGPENPVTSVRSLSINGMSTASVEQKFNQVTPKDEPSSSSSWTAERTSNTLDENQQDGLSRLRESSSQIEKTRESSDNRSKPIVAAGLKHLTCLKCKETGHAAELCTSARASDISGSRSVREEMSKGSKLKAAIEAAMLKKPGIFRKKKESDQSDGLSSSTMDAISEMASNDQFSSSNRSRNLVSDEGADEGQTDLGTCSLENCKQINSNDMKLINVHTREAILPSKAGDPGSMVKSSHALAAAPLFSKILTIPEHECIWQGAIEVRRGGKVFDLYGGVQAHLSTCASPRVLEVVSQFPHKISLDEVPRLSTWPKQFHDNGPKEYNIALYFFAKDLESYEKSYKNLSDNMIKRDLALKGSFDGVDFLIFSSAQLPENSQRWNMLFFLWGVFRGTRSNCKDPIKTSVIPSSNLMPLDMNTSDKTDTTLIGDVDSKVSSFEMNSEHQDGRLDSRPLSKSATVDALFSSDIRCTERSSSPR; encoded by the exons ATGCAATGCGACGGAGTTGATTGCGGTACCAAAG TTTTGAGTGGAAGTTATCACATGCAAGGACCACCAGAGGAGATTGAACAAGATATTAAGAAGAATATG TCTGAGAAGAGATTAAGCGAGCCTCCCATGAGAAGAAAGGTCCACACCAGAGTACAGTCTGGGACTTGCAACGTGTGTTCTGCTCCTTGTTCATCTTGTATGCACCTCAAGTTGTCTTGTATGGGGTCGAAGGGTGATGAATTTTCAGATGAAAACTGTCGTGTAGCTGCAACAAGTCAGAACTCTGTCAACGAAGACGATGCTTTGCCTTTTAGCAGTGGGGCATATGATAGCTTGCAGCACACCAGTGAAGCAAGTAATCTTCTCAGCGTCAATTCAAATCATGATTCCTTATCCGAGAATGTGGATAGTAAAGCAAACATAAGGCGTTCCGATGTAGCTGATGGCTCAGCTGAGTCCAAAATGCTCTTAAAATCACCTTTTGGTGGAAATATTGCAGTCGATCAGCTTTCTGCAGCGCAGGGTATTTTGGATCAAAAAAATCTCTCAAATAAACATGAGCATGCTAAAATAGTAGAAGGCCATGACGATAACATTTCATGTGTTAGTAGAGCTAATGATGTGAGTACAGCAGTAAGTCATTATGACAAGAATGTAGACAGGAAGAATTTGTCATTTGGTTCAGCTTTAGTTAGTAGTTTAGGACTGGAAGGATCTGGAAAGGCACTACTTTCCCCCAAGTCAGAGTCGTTAGAGATTCTTTCAAATAATACAGATGCTAGCAGTAGATCACCAAAGTTTCAGAGCAGGTGCCTATCCTCCCCCACAAACAGTCAACATTCAGAAGAAGATACAAAATTAGATGCCTGTAAGGATTCAAGCCAACATTACTCAAAGTTGGAATCAGAGGCCAGAAAAGATGCCCACCACCAACCGGATGGAGGTTTTAAATGTTCTAACCAAGTTGAAAAAGATCAGAAGTCCAAGGTGTCGGTTGAATTACCTGAAACGCTGGAGCCTGCTTTGCAATCTGTATCTGGGgatgatagtgatgagtcagaAATCGTAGAACATGAT GTAAAAGTATGTGATATTTGTGGGGATGCTGGTCGGGAGGATTTGCTTGCCATATGTAGCAAGTGCAGTGATGGTGCAGAACACAC CTATTGCATGCGGGAAATGCTTCAGAAAGTTCCTGAAGGTGATTGGCTTTGTGAAGAATGTAAATTATCTGAGGAAGCAGAAAACCAGAAGCAAG GCTCAGATGCTGAAAGAACGAACAAAGCAAGGACACAAAGCTCCATCAAGAGACTTATTGAAACTGTAGACATGACTCCAGCTTCAAAAAGGCAGGCTATTGAAACAAGTTTTGGTAAAGCTAGCTCGCCAAAGTCATCCAGCCCCACAAGATCACCTTCCTTGTCTCGAGATAGTTCATTCAAGAGCTTGGATAAAGGGAAAGTGAAGCTAGCTCATCAAACATCCTTTACCAATCACACTGGTTTGAGTTCAGAGACTGTACGTGCTTCGTTAATTGCTTCACGACTTCAATCATCCAAGG GTACTCTATTGAAGTCCAATTCGTTCAGCACTCCCAATTCCAAACCAAAAGTGAAACTTGTGGATGAGGTTCCTCAAAAGCTAAAAAGCAGCAGAGATCTTGATATGAAGGAGGGATCTGCTAGGATGATAAGCAAATCTATGTCATTTAGATCTGTGAATCCGGCCCGTTCTAGTGCTACCGACTCAAAAGTTAAAATGCTTACACCAAAATTTTCTCAATCTCAAGAAATAAAAGGATTAAAACAAGTGAAAGAGCGGAATGTGTTTGAAAGTAAAAGTGTGTCCAAGTTGGATCGTCCGCTACTAGGTAGTTCATTGACCACTAGTTCTAGTGTCTCTGTGCCTAAGGTCAATCAAAAGCTCACACCTCGTGGTGAAAGTGCCATGACATCGTCTACAAGCAACAACAAAGAGTCAAAGGCTTCACAATCTGATATTAAACCAGGCAGCTTATTGAGATCAAACAGCATTATAGCTCGCAAGGGTCCAGAAAATCCTGTTACTTCTG TTCGATCTTTATCTATCAATGGAATGAGCACTGCATCTGTTGAACAAAAGTTCAACCAAGTTACCCCAAAGGATGAAccttcttcaagttcttcttggACTGCTGAGCGTACATCCAATACTTTAGATGAAAATCAGCAAGATGGCTTATCTCGGTTACGGGAATCATCAAGTCAGATTGAGAAAACTAGGGAAAGTTCTGATAATCGCTCAAAGCCAATTGTTGCTGCTGGGCTAAAACATCTTACTTGTCTAAAGTGCAAAGAAACTGGGCATGCTGCAGAATTATGCACTAGTGCTCGAGCTTCAGATATTTCTGGTTCAAGAAGTGTTAGGGAAGAAATGAGCAAAGGAAGTAAGTTGAAAGCTGCAATTGAAGCTGCTATGCTTAAGAAGCCAGGGATTTttagaaagaagaaggaaagtgATCAATCTGATGGATTGTCCTCATCGACCATGGATGCAATCTCTGAAATGGCTTCTAATGATCAGTTTTCATCTTCAAATAGGTCAAGGAACTTGGTTTCTGATGAAGGAGCAGATGAAGGGCAAACGGACCTTGGTACTTGTTCCTTGGAGAATTGCAAACAGATAAATAGTAATGACATGAAACTGATTAATGTTCATACTCGTGAAGCTATTCTTCCTTCAAAAGCTGGAGACCCAGGTTCCATGGTTAAGTCTAGTCATGCTTTGGCAGCTGCACCCCTCTTCTCAAAGATTTTAACCATACCAGAGCATGAGTGTATTTGGCA GGGGGCTATTGAAGTACGAAGAGGTGGAAAAGTTTTTGACTTATATGGTGGAGTGCAAGCACATCTATCAACCTGTGCTTCCCCTAGAGTTCTTGAAGTGGTGAGCCAGTTTCCCCATAAAATAAGCTTGGATGAGGTACCTCGTTTAAGCACATGGCCTAAACAGTTTCATGACAATGGTCCCAAGGAATATAATATTGCTCTTTATTTCTTTGCTAAGGACCTTGAGAG TTATGAAAAAAGTTACAAGAACTTGTCGGACAATATGATTAAAAGGGATCTGGCACTCAAAGGATCTTTTGATGGTGTTGATTTTTTGATATTTTCTTCTGCTCAGCTTCCAGAGAACTCCCAAC GTTGGAACATGCTATTTTTTCTGTGGGGTGTGTTCAGGGGAACGAGATCCAATTGTAAAGATCCCATAAAAACTTCAGTCATTCCCAGTTCCAACTTGATGCCTTTGGACATGAATACTTCTGACAAGACAGATACTACATTAATTGGTGATGTTGATAGCAAAGTATCTAGTTTTGAAATGAACTCAGAGCATCAAGATGGCAGACTTGACTCCAGACCATTGTCAAAGAGTGCGACAGTTGATGCACTTTTTTCCTCAGATATTAGATGCACTG AAAGAAGTAGCTCTCCCAGATAA